The Anolis carolinensis isolate JA03-04 chromosome 2, rAnoCar3.1.pri, whole genome shotgun sequence genome has a window encoding:
- the ancv1r gene encoding ancient vomeronasal 1 receptor (The RefSeq protein has 2 substitutions compared to this genomic sequence): MDRSPRTLEIVVCVVLISSSVIGNTLLIYCTRRCISEHLRTSFVFIFSLAYVHLINSLVVDVLKIVYASGVGLDSAGCKAFMFTTTSTTSLGIWFTLYVAWLYCFKLCRIVHPPVEAPSTNHQKFHLVLVFALWIAALGACSPLLIYTGKTEKQKKGNETYQQFNSLIYTECKTEYNNYHIETFYGKIFLVVIDLLPLLVMLLVGLRIIHLLWGHKKATYGDVWIGQDAAEKEVIRACKFVLLLILLITSFWTSDFVLFYCLKHFKSCYFAPPVLTLLSSGYSAVSPYLLMLINYKVQVKVRCFSCNGEKKSVSLSTVSPSVDVSPYA; this comes from the coding sequence ATGGATCGCAGTCCTAGAACTTTAGAGATAGTTGTCTGTGTTGTTCTGATTTCTAGCAGTGTGATTGGAAATACACTGTTAGTTTATTGTACAAGGAGATGCATCAGTGAGCATTTGCGAACCTCATTTGTGTTTATTTTCAGTCTTGCTTATGTCCATCTCATAAACAGCTTGGTGGTGGATGTCTTAAAGATTGTTTATGCCTCTGGTGTTGGGCTGGATTCAGCTGGCTGCAAAGCTTTCATGTTCACAACAACTTCTACTACTTCTCTTGGCATATGGTTCACATTATATGTTGCTTGGCTCTATTGCTTTAAATTGTGTCGAATAGTGCATCCTCCAGTTGAAGCTCCAAGCACAAATCATCAGAAGTTTCATTTGGTCTTAGTTTTTGCTCTCTGGATTGCTGCTTTGGGGGCCTGCTCCCCACTTTTGATATATACAGGAAAGACTGAAAAGcagaagaaaggaaatgaaacTTATCAGCAATTCAACAGCCTAATCTATACTGAATGCAAAACAGAATACAACAATTACCATATAGAAACTTtctatggaaaaatatttttagtaGTGATTGATCTTCTCCCACTGCTGGTTATGCTTCTTGTTGGCCTCCGAATAATACATCTCCTTTGGGGACACAAGAAGGCAACATATGGAGATGTATGGATTGGACAGGATGCAGCTGAAAAAGAGGTCATCAGAGCATGTAAATTTGTCCTGCTCTTAATATTGTTGATCACTTCATTCTGGACTTCTTACTTTGTCCTCTTTTACTGCctgaaacattttaaatcttGCTACTTTGCACCACCGGTGTTGACACTTCTGTCTTCAGGATACTCAGCTGTCAGTCCTTATCTTCTTATGTTGATTAACTACAAAGTACAAGTGAAGGTGAGGTGTTTTTCCTGTAACGGTGAGAAGAAATCTGTTTCTCTGTCAACTGTATCCCCGTCTGTTGATGTCTCTCCATATGCTTAG